A single genomic interval of Cyanobacterium sp. T60_A2020_053 harbors:
- a CDS encoding type II toxin-antitoxin system HicA family toxin, which translates to MKIPRNIQGDELVKILIKYWGYHLIHQKGSHIILETSLPSHHRLCIPNHNPVRVGTLNSIISAVARHKKVSKQDILNTL; encoded by the coding sequence ATGAAAATACCTAGAAATATACAAGGCGACGAATTAGTTAAAATTTTGATAAAATACTGGGGTTATCACTTGATTCATCAAAAAGGTAGTCATATTATTTTAGAAACAAGTCTGCCGAGTCATCATCGTCTTTGTATCCCTAATCATAATCCCGTCAGAGTTGGCACTTTAAATTCTATTATTAGCGCTGTGGCGCGTCATAAGAAAGTTAGTAAACAAGATATATTAAATACTTTGTAG
- a CDS encoding DUF427 domain-containing protein: MFNSIDKVIPAPSQESVWDYPRPPKLEPVSAKIEVIYDDVIIADTSGGYRVLETSHPPVYYLPPDDINMELLRRAPGQSFCEWKGVAHYYDVVVKDATFNKVGWYYPQPTAKFEEIANYVAFYAAPFTGCYVNGEKVTPQPGNFYGGWITSNIVGPFKGEPGSWGW; encoded by the coding sequence ATGTTTAATTCTATTGATAAAGTAATTCCAGCGCCCTCCCAAGAGTCAGTATGGGATTATCCGCGTCCTCCCAAGTTAGAGCCTGTCAGTGCCAAAATAGAAGTTATTTATGATGATGTAATTATTGCCGATACCAGTGGCGGTTATCGGGTATTGGAAACTAGCCATCCCCCCGTGTACTATTTGCCCCCCGATGATATTAACATGGAGTTATTGCGGAGGGCGCCGGGTCAATCTTTTTGCGAGTGGAAAGGAGTTGCCCATTATTATGATGTAGTAGTGAAAGATGCAACTTTTAATAAAGTGGGGTGGTATTATCCCCAACCAACGGCAAAATTTGAGGAGATAGCTAATTATGTGGCATTTTATGCAGCGCCCTTCACCGGTTGCTATGTGAATGGGGAAAAAGTCACACCACAACCGGGCAATTTTTATGGCGGTTGGATTACTTCTAATATAGTTGGTCCTTTTAAAGGTGAGCCGGGTAGCTGGGGATGGTAA
- a CDS encoding cupin, protein MKNTTIYQNNDYLVNSQGMLIDYKYDDFVSVIKPYRLYRFLTDLEDVIKTEVNQEEIIKLLIPKVRTLLIESEWLQFAYTPAHNQLGWSVNTLYEEPDYPITIQMVTWLPQQKSPIHNHATWGIVAIISGAEKNTFWHESNEESSLDYMGEKILLAGDILGFTDQMIHQVEVIEDEPVISFNVYGITNFSQRFEFDLINKTKKLF, encoded by the coding sequence ATGAAAAACACCACAATTTATCAAAATAATGACTATTTAGTTAATAGTCAAGGAATGCTCATTGATTATAAATATGATGATTTTGTTTCAGTGATTAAACCTTATCGTTTATATCGTTTTTTGACTGATTTAGAAGATGTTATTAAGACAGAAGTTAATCAAGAAGAAATTATTAAATTATTAATTCCTAAAGTTAGAACTTTATTAATAGAATCAGAGTGGTTACAATTTGCTTATACCCCCGCCCATAATCAATTAGGATGGTCGGTAAATACTCTTTATGAAGAGCCTGACTATCCTATTACTATACAAATGGTGACATGGCTTCCTCAACAAAAATCCCCGATTCATAATCATGCTACATGGGGCATTGTGGCAATTATTTCGGGCGCTGAAAAAAATACTTTTTGGCATGAATCAAATGAAGAAAGTTCCCTTGATTATATGGGAGAAAAAATATTATTAGCTGGAGATATTCTTGGTTTTACGGATCAAATGATTCATCAGGTTGAAGTAATAGAAGATGAGCCGGTGATTAGTTTTAATGTTTATGGTATCACTAATTTTTCTCAACGTTTTGAGTTTGATTTAATCAATAAAACTAAGAAGCTTTTTTAA